From a single Xyrauchen texanus isolate HMW12.3.18 chromosome 26, RBS_HiC_50CHRs, whole genome shotgun sequence genomic region:
- the LOC127619540 gene encoding tripartite motif-containing protein 16-like isoform X2, whose amino-acid sequence MAEVSEEQFSCSVCLDLLKDPVTIPCGHSYCMSCITDCWDQDDQKGVYSCPQCRQTFTPRPALNKNTMLAEVVEKLKKTKLQAAVSAHCYAGVGDVECDVCTGRKHKAVKSCLMCLESYCQTHFERHEEFHSRKPHKVTDATGRLQEMICTQHEKILEVFCRTDQHCICLLCIMDEHKNHDTVSAAAERKEKERQLKETQIKLQQRIQQREKDVEELREAVKSHKRSAQTAVEDSERIFTELMRSIERSRSEVTQLIRGQEKAAVSRAEGLLERLEQEIDDLRRRDAELQKLSNTDDHIHFLQSFQSLSAPPESTDNITVSFLCSFDGVRESVCQLKDKLEDFCKEEIGKLSGRVSTVPHINIDPRTRQDFLKYFHQFTLDPNTVNKNIRLSHGNRAATYKNTLQKYPDHPDRFDGYNQVLCRESVCGRCYWEIEWSVYVFISVSYKSISRKGNGNECRFGSNNQSWSLSCSSSRCSFSHNNKHTDLPVVSRSCRIGVYVDHSAGTLSFYSVSDTMTLIHRVQTTFTQPLYPGFTLLYSSSSSSSSSVKLCDLTV is encoded by the exons ATGGCAGAAGTTTCAGAGGAGCAGTTCAGCTGTTCAGTGTGTCTGGATCTACTGAAGGATCCAGTGACCATTCCCTGTGGACACAGTTACTGTATGAGCTGTATTACAGACTGCTGGGATCAGGATGATCAGAAGGGAGTCTACAGCTGCCCTCAATGCAGACAGACCTTCACCCCAAGACctgctttaaataaaaacaccATGCTGGCTGAAGTGGTGGAGAAACTGAAGAAGACTAAACTTCAAGCTGCTGTTTCTGCTCACTGTTACGCTGGAGTTGGAGATGTGGAGTGTGACGTCTGTACTGGAAGAAAACACAAAGCCGTCAAGTCCTGTCTGATGTGTCTGGAATCTTACTGTCAAACTCATTTTGAGCGTCATGAGGAGTTTCACTCAAGAAAGCCACACAAAGTGACTGATGCCACTGGACGACTGCAGGAGATGATCTGTACTCAACATGAGAAGATTCTGGAGGTTTTCTGTCGGACTGACCAGCACTGCATATGTCTGCTGTGTATCATGGACGAACATAAAAACCACGACACTGTATCAGCTGCAGCAGAGAGAAAAGAGAAGGAG AGACAGTTGAAGGAGACACAGATAAAATTGCAGCAGAGAAtccagcagagagagaaagatgttGAGGAGCTGAGAGAGGCTGTGAAGTCTCATAAG CGCTCTGCACAGACAGCAGTGGAGGACAGTGAGAGGATCTTTACTGAGCTGATGCGCTCCATTGAGAGAAGCCGCTCTGAGGTGACACAGCTGATCAGAGGTCAGGAAAAGGCTGCAGTGAGTCGAGCTGAAGGACTCTTGGAGCGACTGGAGCAGGAGATTGATGATCTGAGGAGGAGAGACGCTGAGCTCCAGAAGCTTTCAAACACGGACGATCACATCCATTTCCTACAG AGTTTTCAGTCTCTCTCTGCACCTCCTGAATCTACAGACAACATCACTGTCAGTTTTCTCTGTTCTTTTGATGGCGTGAGAGAATCTGTGTGTCAACTGAAAGACAAACTGGAGGATTTCTGTAAGGAGGAGATTGGAAAACTATCTGGTAGAG TTTCCACAGTCCCACACATCAACATTGATCCCAGAACCAGGCAGGACTTCCTAAAAT ATTTCCATCAGTTCACTCTGGATCCAAATACAGTGAATAAAAACATCCGACTATCTCATGGAAACAGAGCAGCTACTTACAAAAACACACTCCAGAagtatcctgatcatccagacagATTTGATGGTTATAATCAGGTGTtgtgtagagagagtgtgtgtggacgctgttactgggagattGAGTGGagtgtttatgtgtttatatcagtgtcatataagaGCATCAGCAGGAAGGGAAATGGTAATGAGTGCAGATTTGGATCTAATAATCAGTCCTGGAGTTTGTCCTGCTCTTCATCCAGATGTTCATTCAGTCACAATAACAAACACACTGATCTCCCTGTAGTGTCCAGATCCTGTAGAATAGGAGTGTATGTGGATCACAGTGCAGGAACTCTGagcttctacagcgtctctgacacaatGACCCTCATCCACAGAGTCCAGACCACATTCACTCAACCTCTATATCCTGGATTTACATTATTatattcatcttcatcatcatcatcatcatcagtaaaaCTGTGTGATCTAACAGTGTAG